From one Triticum urartu cultivar G1812 chromosome 3, Tu2.1, whole genome shotgun sequence genomic stretch:
- the LOC125542239 gene encoding uncharacterized protein LOC125542239 isoform X2, which translates to MATDDPEPPQPPQPQPQTLAAGELVWAKTKGRHHWWPARLHAASSESPLVSSLGAEYSDDHRPAVAVKPFLAAPDADALATANKGLAFVAAVAHARATAVAILCDALTCPCARGPQESSQADDNNKVVITAVSNLLEPREFLAALRSAAVDAPALGLLDHARLKTWVQALAQGWGPDGPGRYQRRTKDDLIDKIDLDMLADDGAASEEDEEEKKKAVVQHKTPKQRKKRTKAPTPKDKEEEEEDKAEMAHKTPKQTRRPAKASLMDSEEEEEQKLSSQNKAESGTALSGRRERKKSKYLSPPYTNIGVFALEDKSDDSPKKSPPARAANKDESKYNKGSPDEKHKKKSKVVVPPPLPLPLDNVAAQEVLLLLRCFGEDVSHKRHFPKAAEDFLGLLRSSVFAEGAHHDSYKDHECSHIPKNAAVEKAAAAADVLVSDSAATPKQGKGKRGRKKKDQDGSADSSSINNNNKKKKKKKTAALDCAAEDASEENKKEENVSDKKKRGRKKKEQEQDGTSPKGSVINKRKKIDKTSPKATLGPASASASGSGSGLVITPAIPIRQVSAEDIMSQVKPGMGAGVPDPKMKNSLLVSKSPISATMSGGVKSGEEQEQGDGGSVVNASSDQSAKKNEEEATKPATDMNVDGDVPQTQVTMPVNVDMNVDTTLSQDVAAKHQADVKMPEAAGMNVDILNADVAAASAQAQVMTLPETGGIQLLDMNVESVVDVPVVTSVEMEAMELEASIPVLDINEQVAAVEDVPATSGLLPPIIHGDIISQPADENKDKNASVQVRAVQESYTSLIQAMLPETYKKVEEVAAGAPQGDETQKVEETSQNKAVAAKGSGGATNGSPCPPDAPNSAHKRRNKKPAAAAYFANPAEIRVKFLDGTMVPTKEELLSEFRRFGVLVESECDISEERRDARVVFGKSTEAEAAYTKAEIPGIFGQFGPPWATLGLNYLEAITLAPARPAKPPLARADMRKNVENMISSLKNGRSLPAPAPAGGAGAAPVSASLLAEMQRLLSKLDKTQPPPGPSGSAPPSSS; encoded by the exons ATGGCGACGGACGATCCCGAGCCCCCGCAACCCCCGCAACCCCaaccccaaaccctagccgccgggGAGCTCGTCTGGGCCAAGACCAAGGGCCGACACCACTGGTGGCCCGCGCGCCTCCACGCCGCATCCTCTGAATCCCCCCTCGTCTCCTCCCTCGGCGCCGAGTACTCCGACGACCAccgccccgccgtcgccgtcaAGCCCTTCCTCgccgcccccgacgccgacgccCTCGCAACCGCCAACAAAGGCCTCGCCTTTGTCGCCGCCGTCGCCCACGCCAGGGCCACCGCCGTCGCCATCCTCTGCGACGCCCTCACCTGCCCCTGCGCCCGCGGCCCCCAAGAATCATCCCAGGCCGACGACAACAACAAGGTCGTCATCACCGCCGTCTCCAACCTCCTCGAGCCCCGCGAGTTCCTCGCCGCGCTCCGCAGCGCGGCCGTCGACGCCCCCGCCCTCGGCCTGCTGGACCACGCCCGCCTCAAGACCTGGGTCCAGGCGCTCGCCCAGGGATGGGGCCCCGACGGCCCGGGCCGCTACCAGCGCCGCACCAAAGACGACCTCATCGACAAGATTGATCTCGACATGCTGGCCGACGACGGTGCTGCCTCTGAAGAGgatgaggaggagaagaagaaggccgTGGTGCAGCACAAGACGCCCAAGCAGAGAAAGAAGCGCACCAAAGCCCCCACTCCAAaggacaaggaggaggaggaggaggacaaaGCCGAGATGGCACACAAGACCCCCAAGCAGACAAGGAGGCCCGCCAAAGCCTCGCTCATGGActccgaggaggaggaggagcagaaACTCAGCAGCCAGAACAAGGCCGAGAGCGGCACTGCCCTCTCCGGGAGGCGCGAGCGCAAGAAGAGCAAGTATCTCTCGCCGCCCTACACCAACATCGGCGTCTTTGCTCTTGAGGACAAGTCAGATGATTCGCCAAAGAAATCGCCGCCCGCTAGAGCTGCTAACAAGGATGAGAGCAAGTATAACAAGGGGTCACCGGATGAGAAGcacaagaagaagagcaaggtgGTGGTGCCGCCGCCGCTTCCGCTTCCGCTGGACAATGTTGCTGCTCAGGAGGTCCTGCTGCTGCTGCGCTGCTTCGGGGAGGACGTCTCTCACAAGAGACACTTCCCCAAGGCCGCGGAGGACTTCCTTGGCCTGCTTAGGAGCTCCGTGTTTGCCGAGGGTGCTCACCATGACTCCTACAAGGACCATGAATGCTCACACATTCCCAAGAATGCTGCTGTTGAGaaagctgctgctgctgcagaTGTCCTGGTTTCAGATTCAGCTGCTACTCCCAAACAAGGCAAGGGTAAGCGTGGTAGAAAGAAGAAGGATCAGGATGGCAGTGCCGATTCTTCTTctatcaacaacaacaacaagaagaagaagaagaagaagacggcCGCTCTTGACTGTGCAGCGGAGGATGCTTCTGAGGAGAATAAGAAAGAGGAGAATGTTTCTGACAAGAAGAAGAGGGGCAGAAAGAAGAAGGAGCAGGAGCAGGATGGAACCTCCCCAAAAGGCTCTGTTATCAACAAGAGGAAGAAGATTGACAAAACCTCCCCAAAAGCAACTCTTGGGCCTGCCTCTGCCTCTGCCTCTGGCTCTGGCTCTGGCTTGGTTATCACGCCCGCCATTCCTATCAGGCAGGTGAGTGCTGAGGATATCATGAGCCAAGTCAAACCAGGCATGGGAGCTGGGGTTCCTGATCCCAAGATGAAGAACAGCTTGTTGGTGTCAAAGAGCCCTATTTCAGCTACAATGTCTGGAGGAGTAAAATCAGGAGAGGAGCAGGAGCAAGGGGACGGTGGATCCGTTGTGAATGCTTCATCTGACCAATCTGCCAAAAAGAATGAGGAGGAAGCAACAAAGCCAGCAACTGATATGAATGTGGACGGAGATGTGCCCCAGACTCAAGTTACAATGCCTGTGAATGTGGATATGAACGTGGATACTACTCTTAGCCAAGATGTTGCTGCCAAACATCAGGCTGATGTTAAAATGCCTGAAGCTGCTGGTATGAATGTGGATATTCTTAACGCAGATGTTGCTGCCGCAAGTGCCCAGGCACAAGTGATGACTCTGCCTGAAACTGGTGGTATTCAGTTATTAGATATGAATGTGGAAAGTGTTGTAGATGTGCCTGTCGTCACAAGTGTCGAGATGGAAGCCATGGAGCTGGAAGCTAGTATTCCTGTACTAGATATAAATGAACAAGTTGCTGCTGTTGAAGATGTGCCTGCTACAAGTGGCTTGCTTCCACCTATCATCCATGGAGATATCATATCCCAGCCCGCCGAtgaaaacaaagacaaaaacgCAAGTGTGCAAGTTCGTGCAGTTCAAGAGTCATACACATCTCTGATTCAGGCGATGCTGCCGGAAACGTACAAGAAAGTGGAGGAGGTCGCTGCTGGAGCGCCTCAAGGTGATGAGACtcaaaaggttgaagagactagcCAGAACAAGGCAGTTGCTGCAAAAGGTAGTGGTGGTGCTACCAATGGGAGCCCCTGCCCTCCTGATGCGCCCAACTCTGCCCACAAGaggagaaacaagaagcccgcAGCAGCAGCATACTTTGCCAACCCAGCAGAGATCCGGGTGAAATTCTTGGACGGCACCATGGTCCCCACCAAGGAGGAGCTGCTCTCAGAGTTCCGCAGGTTTGGCGTCCTGGTGGAGTCGGAGTGCGACATATCAGAAGAGCGCCGCGACGCGCGCGTGGTGTTTGGGAAGAGCACCGAGGCAGAGGCGGCCTACACCAAGGCGGAGATCCCAGGCATCTTCGGGCAGTTCGGGCCCCCCTGGGCCACCCTAGGGCTCAACTACCTGGAGGCGATCACGCTTGCGCCTGCCCGTCCCGCCAAGCCCCCGCTGGCTCGTGCCGACATGAGGAAGAACGTGGAGAACATGATCTCGTCCCTGAAGAACGGGCGGTCTTTGCCG GCTCCCGCTCCCGCTGGAGGAGCCGGAGCGGCGCCCGTGTCGGCGAGCCTCCTTGCTGAGATGCAGCGGCTCCTGTCCAAGCTCGACAAGACGCAGCCGCCCCCTGGGCCTTCGGGCTCGGCTCCTCCGTCGTCGTCGTAG
- the LOC125542240 gene encoding protein RER1B-like, which produces MDSGGGDSSGSAGAAAAAAKWRREATRAFQYYLDRSTPHATGRWVGTLVVAGVYALRVLSIHGFYIVSYGLGIYLLNLLIGFLSPMVDPELDPSAAAAGPALPPRGSDEFKPFIRRLPEFKFWYAITKAFLIAFVMTFFSVFDVPVFWPILLCYWIVLFVLTMKRQILHMVKYKYVPFNIGKQKYGGKKGGASSSSSKD; this is translated from the exons ATGGACTCCGGCGGCGGCGACTCGTCCGGCAGCGCGGGCGCGGCTGCTGCGGCGGCCAAGTGGCGGAGGGAGGCGACGCGGGCGTTCCAGTACTACCTGGACCGATCGACGCCGCACGCGACGGGGCGGTGGGTGGGCACGCTGGTGGTGGCCGGCGTGTACGCGCTCAGGGTCTTGTCCATCCACGGCTTCTACATCGTCAGCTACGGGCTCGGAATCTACCTCCTCAACCTCCTCATCGGCTTCCTCTCCCCCATGGTGGACCCGGAGCTCGacccctccgccgccgccgccgggcccgCCCTCCCCCCCCGCGGATCCGACGAGTTCAAGCCCTTCATCAGGAGGCTCCCAGAGTTCAAGTTCTG GTATGCAATCACAAAGGCATTTCTTATAGCTTTTGTCATGACTTTCTTCTCCGTGTTCGACGTCCCTGTCTTCTGGCCTATACTGCTCTGCTACTGGATTGTACTCTTTGTGCTCACGATGAAGCGCCAGATTCTGCACATGGTCAAGTACAAATATGTGCCCTTCAACATCGGCAAGCAG AAATACGGCGGGAAGAAGGGTGGCGCGAGCAGCAGCTCGTCGAAAGACTGA
- the LOC125542239 gene encoding uncharacterized protein LOC125542239 isoform X1 translates to MATDDPEPPQPPQPQPQTLAAGELVWAKTKGRHHWWPARLHAASSESPLVSSLGAEYSDDHRPAVAVKPFLAAPDADALATANKGLAFVAAVAHARATAVAILCDALTCPCARGPQESSQADDNNKVVITAVSNLLEPREFLAALRSAAVDAPALGLLDHARLKTWVQALAQGWGPDGPGRYQRRTKDDLIDKIDLDMLADDGAASEEDEEEKKKAVVQHKTPKQRKKRTKAPTPKDKEEEEEDKAEMAHKTPKQTRRPAKASLMDSEEEEEQKLSSQNKAESGTALSGRRERKKSKYLSPPYTNIGVFALEDKSDDSPKKSPPARAANKDESKYNKGSPDEKHKKKSKVVVPPPLPLPLDNVAAQEVLLLLRCFGEDVSHKRHFPKAAEDFLGLLRSSVFAEGAHHDSYKDHECSHIPKNAAVEKAAAAADVLVSDSAATPKQGKGKRGRKKKDQDGSADSSSINNNNKKKKKKKTAALDCAAEDASEENKKEENVSDKKKRGRKKKEQEQDGTSPKGSVINKRKKIDKTSPKATLGPASASASGSGSGLVITPAIPIRQVSAEDIMSQVKPGMGAGVPDPKMKNSLLVSKSPISATMSGGVKSGEEQEQGDGGSVVNASSDQSAKKNEEEATKPATDMNVDGDVPQTQVTMPVNVDMNVDTTLSQDVAAKHQADVKMPEAAGMNVDILNADVAAASAQAQVMTLPETGGIQLLDMNVESVVDVPVVTSVEMEAMELEASIPVLDINEQVAAVEDVPATSGLLPPIIHGDIISQPADENKDKNASVQVRAVQESYTSLIQAMLPETYKKVEEVAAGAPQGDETQKVEETSQNKAVAAKGSGGATNGSPCPPDAPNSAHKRRNKKPAAAAYFANPAEIRVKFLDGTMVPTKEELLSEFRRFGVLVESECDISEERRDARVVFGKSTEAEAAYTKAEIPGIFGQFGPPWATLGLNYLEAITLAPARPAKPPLARADMRKNVENMISSLKNGRSLPLNVGAAAFPAAPAPAGGAGAAPVSASLLAEMQRLLSKLDKTQPPPGPSGSAPPSSS, encoded by the coding sequence ATGGCGACGGACGATCCCGAGCCCCCGCAACCCCCGCAACCCCaaccccaaaccctagccgccgggGAGCTCGTCTGGGCCAAGACCAAGGGCCGACACCACTGGTGGCCCGCGCGCCTCCACGCCGCATCCTCTGAATCCCCCCTCGTCTCCTCCCTCGGCGCCGAGTACTCCGACGACCAccgccccgccgtcgccgtcaAGCCCTTCCTCgccgcccccgacgccgacgccCTCGCAACCGCCAACAAAGGCCTCGCCTTTGTCGCCGCCGTCGCCCACGCCAGGGCCACCGCCGTCGCCATCCTCTGCGACGCCCTCACCTGCCCCTGCGCCCGCGGCCCCCAAGAATCATCCCAGGCCGACGACAACAACAAGGTCGTCATCACCGCCGTCTCCAACCTCCTCGAGCCCCGCGAGTTCCTCGCCGCGCTCCGCAGCGCGGCCGTCGACGCCCCCGCCCTCGGCCTGCTGGACCACGCCCGCCTCAAGACCTGGGTCCAGGCGCTCGCCCAGGGATGGGGCCCCGACGGCCCGGGCCGCTACCAGCGCCGCACCAAAGACGACCTCATCGACAAGATTGATCTCGACATGCTGGCCGACGACGGTGCTGCCTCTGAAGAGgatgaggaggagaagaagaaggccgTGGTGCAGCACAAGACGCCCAAGCAGAGAAAGAAGCGCACCAAAGCCCCCACTCCAAaggacaaggaggaggaggaggaggacaaaGCCGAGATGGCACACAAGACCCCCAAGCAGACAAGGAGGCCCGCCAAAGCCTCGCTCATGGActccgaggaggaggaggagcagaaACTCAGCAGCCAGAACAAGGCCGAGAGCGGCACTGCCCTCTCCGGGAGGCGCGAGCGCAAGAAGAGCAAGTATCTCTCGCCGCCCTACACCAACATCGGCGTCTTTGCTCTTGAGGACAAGTCAGATGATTCGCCAAAGAAATCGCCGCCCGCTAGAGCTGCTAACAAGGATGAGAGCAAGTATAACAAGGGGTCACCGGATGAGAAGcacaagaagaagagcaaggtgGTGGTGCCGCCGCCGCTTCCGCTTCCGCTGGACAATGTTGCTGCTCAGGAGGTCCTGCTGCTGCTGCGCTGCTTCGGGGAGGACGTCTCTCACAAGAGACACTTCCCCAAGGCCGCGGAGGACTTCCTTGGCCTGCTTAGGAGCTCCGTGTTTGCCGAGGGTGCTCACCATGACTCCTACAAGGACCATGAATGCTCACACATTCCCAAGAATGCTGCTGTTGAGaaagctgctgctgctgcagaTGTCCTGGTTTCAGATTCAGCTGCTACTCCCAAACAAGGCAAGGGTAAGCGTGGTAGAAAGAAGAAGGATCAGGATGGCAGTGCCGATTCTTCTTctatcaacaacaacaacaagaagaagaagaagaagaagacggcCGCTCTTGACTGTGCAGCGGAGGATGCTTCTGAGGAGAATAAGAAAGAGGAGAATGTTTCTGACAAGAAGAAGAGGGGCAGAAAGAAGAAGGAGCAGGAGCAGGATGGAACCTCCCCAAAAGGCTCTGTTATCAACAAGAGGAAGAAGATTGACAAAACCTCCCCAAAAGCAACTCTTGGGCCTGCCTCTGCCTCTGCCTCTGGCTCTGGCTCTGGCTTGGTTATCACGCCCGCCATTCCTATCAGGCAGGTGAGTGCTGAGGATATCATGAGCCAAGTCAAACCAGGCATGGGAGCTGGGGTTCCTGATCCCAAGATGAAGAACAGCTTGTTGGTGTCAAAGAGCCCTATTTCAGCTACAATGTCTGGAGGAGTAAAATCAGGAGAGGAGCAGGAGCAAGGGGACGGTGGATCCGTTGTGAATGCTTCATCTGACCAATCTGCCAAAAAGAATGAGGAGGAAGCAACAAAGCCAGCAACTGATATGAATGTGGACGGAGATGTGCCCCAGACTCAAGTTACAATGCCTGTGAATGTGGATATGAACGTGGATACTACTCTTAGCCAAGATGTTGCTGCCAAACATCAGGCTGATGTTAAAATGCCTGAAGCTGCTGGTATGAATGTGGATATTCTTAACGCAGATGTTGCTGCCGCAAGTGCCCAGGCACAAGTGATGACTCTGCCTGAAACTGGTGGTATTCAGTTATTAGATATGAATGTGGAAAGTGTTGTAGATGTGCCTGTCGTCACAAGTGTCGAGATGGAAGCCATGGAGCTGGAAGCTAGTATTCCTGTACTAGATATAAATGAACAAGTTGCTGCTGTTGAAGATGTGCCTGCTACAAGTGGCTTGCTTCCACCTATCATCCATGGAGATATCATATCCCAGCCCGCCGAtgaaaacaaagacaaaaacgCAAGTGTGCAAGTTCGTGCAGTTCAAGAGTCATACACATCTCTGATTCAGGCGATGCTGCCGGAAACGTACAAGAAAGTGGAGGAGGTCGCTGCTGGAGCGCCTCAAGGTGATGAGACtcaaaaggttgaagagactagcCAGAACAAGGCAGTTGCTGCAAAAGGTAGTGGTGGTGCTACCAATGGGAGCCCCTGCCCTCCTGATGCGCCCAACTCTGCCCACAAGaggagaaacaagaagcccgcAGCAGCAGCATACTTTGCCAACCCAGCAGAGATCCGGGTGAAATTCTTGGACGGCACCATGGTCCCCACCAAGGAGGAGCTGCTCTCAGAGTTCCGCAGGTTTGGCGTCCTGGTGGAGTCGGAGTGCGACATATCAGAAGAGCGCCGCGACGCGCGCGTGGTGTTTGGGAAGAGCACCGAGGCAGAGGCGGCCTACACCAAGGCGGAGATCCCAGGCATCTTCGGGCAGTTCGGGCCCCCCTGGGCCACCCTAGGGCTCAACTACCTGGAGGCGATCACGCTTGCGCCTGCCCGTCCCGCCAAGCCCCCGCTGGCTCGTGCCGACATGAGGAAGAACGTGGAGAACATGATCTCGTCCCTGAAGAACGGGCGGTCTTTGCCGCTCAACGTTGGAGCGGCGGCGTTCCCAGCCGCTCCCGCTCCCGCTGGAGGAGCCGGAGCGGCGCCCGTGTCGGCGAGCCTCCTTGCTGAGATGCAGCGGCTCCTGTCCAAGCTCGACAAGACGCAGCCGCCCCCTGGGCCTTCGGGCTCGGCTCCTCCGTCGTCGTCGTAG